TTTCCGAAGCCGGTGGTCCTGACCCACCACAACATTCTCAACAACGGCTATTTCGTGGGCCAGGCGCTCAAGCTCACCGAGCGCGATCGCGTATGCGTTCCGGTGCCCTTCTACCACTGTTTCGGCATGGTGATCTCGAACCTCGCCTGCCTCGCACACGGCGCTGCCATCGTGATTCCCTCCGGCCACTTCGACAGCCAGGCGACCCTGGCGGCCGTCGACCAGGAGCGTTGCACCGTACTCCACGGCGTGCCGACGATGTTCGTCGCCGAGCTCGCTCGGGATGACTTCGACGACTACGATCTGACCAGCCTGCGAACCGGCATCATGGCCGGTGCTCCATGCCCGCCCGAGCTCATGAGACAGGTGATCGGAGAAATGGGCTGCAAGGAGATCCTGATCGCCTACGGCCAAACCGAGGCCTCGCCGGCCACCCACATCACCCGGCTGTCGGATTCGTTCGAACGGCGTACCCAGACCGTGGGCACCAACATGCCTCATCAAGAGGTCAAGATCGTCGATCCCGCCACCGGCCAGATCGTCCCGGTTGGGGAGCCCGGAGAAGTCTGCTTCCGCGGCTACCACGTCATGAAGGGCTACTTCGAGCTTCCGGAGGCGACCCGAGAGGTTATCGACGAGGGCGGCTGGCTGCACTCGGGCGACCTCGGAGTGCTCGACGACGATGATTATCTCACGATCACCGGCCGTCTCAAGGAAATGGTGATCCGGGGCGGCGAAAACATCTACCCGGCGGAGATCGAAGCCTATCTCGCCACCCATCCCAAGGTCGCCCAGGCTGCGGTCTTCGGTGTCACCGACGAGAAGTTCGGCGAAGAGCTCGGGGCTTGGATCCAACTCGCGAACGGCGCGACCGCCGACCCCGAGGAGCTCCGGGAGTTCGTGCGCAACGGCATGGCCTACTTCAAGGTGCCGCGCTTTGTCCGACTGGTCGATGAGTTTCCGATGACCGTCACCGGCAAGATCCAAAAGTTCCGCATCCGTGAGATCGAAGAGGCCAGGCCGACCTTCAAGGAGCCGGTCGGGGTCTAGGACGCCTTAGAGGCCGCCGGTGCCGCCTCTCCACGAGCCATCAGTAGATGGGAGAGGCTCGCTCCGGACAACTACTCCAACACGTGGATGTTCTTATCCCGGCACATATCCTTGAGGATCTTGGGCCAGACCGTCACGCTGACCTCGCCCAGATGCGCCTTGCGCAGCAGGTACATGTACGTCCGGGACTGTCCGATGCCGCCCCCGATCGAAAGCGGGATCTCGCCGTTGAGAATCGCCTGGTGGTACGGAAACTCGAGGAAATCGAGCTGGCCGCTCATCTCCAGCTGGGTCTTGAGAGTCTCGGCGTTGACGCGAACGCCCATCGAGGTGAGCTCGTGACGTCTCTGGGTCACCGGGTTCCAAACCAGGATGTCGCCGTTCAGGCCGTGCATGGGACGCCCGTCGGCGGACGTCGTCTCGGTGACCCAATCGTCGTAGTCGGCGGCTCGCATCTCATGCGGATAGCCGTCCGCGAGCGGCCAACCGATGCCGTAGATGAAGATCGCCGGATAGTCCTGAAGAATCGCCGTCTCACGCTCTTTTCTGGGCAGATCCGGATAGCGCGCGAGAATCTCCTCAGCGTGAAGGAACTCGAGCTCCTCGGGCAGGGGCGGATAGCCGGCCTCACCGAGCTGCGGAAAGAGCTCCAACGCTTTGGCTTCGCCGGCGCGCAGTGACTTCCAGATCTTCCGCACCACCTCGGTTAGATAACCGAGGGTACGCTCTTTTTCCGTGATCGCGAGCTCCCAGTCCCACTGGTCGACATAGGCCGAGTGATCATGATCGAGGAAGTAATCCTTGCGCACGGCCTTCATATCGGTGCAAATGCCCTCGCCGGGCTCACAATCGAACTGCTTGAGCGCCACGCGCTTCCACTTCGTGGCGGCTTGGACCACCTGCGCGTCGATCGGATGGAGGTCGCGATCGTTTGAAATGTGAAACTCGATCGGAGTGCGCGAGCCGTCGCGGTCGAGCATATCGTTGACGCCGCTTTCGACGTCGACGATCAGAGGTACCTGAACCATCGTCAGATTGAGTTCTTTGCAGAGGTTGTCCTCGATCTCTCGCTTGACCGCGAAGATCGCCCGCTGCGTCTCCATCGGCGTCAGAGGCGAGCTGTAGTCTTGCGGCAGGATCTTCTCGAGATCTTCGTAGTTGCCGATGCCGGGGCCGGCCAGGTCTGCTTGTTTTGCTTGTGTCACGGTCTC
This is a stretch of genomic DNA from bacterium. It encodes these proteins:
- a CDS encoding AMP-binding protein; protein product: MNRPSYVHIGGDQPLIGLPIYPHLRDVANRYPDNDAVVSIPQGLRLTYQEFFDRVERLAKGLLALGIGKGDRIGIWATDNVEWIVLQIASTRIGAVLVNINPANRVAEFEHAMIAAKVGTLFLMPVFKSSHYTDMTLELCPEARTQRPTRLSCDRLPDLRNLVVFDPDASMLQDSERPGTGFHLWDEVLEMGDSIPLARLLGRESQLEMDEPINIQFTSGTTGFPKPVVLTHHNILNNGYFVGQALKLTERDRVCVPVPFYHCFGMVISNLACLAHGAAIVIPSGHFDSQATLAAVDQERCTVLHGVPTMFVAELARDDFDDYDLTSLRTGIMAGAPCPPELMRQVIGEMGCKEILIAYGQTEASPATHITRLSDSFERRTQTVGTNMPHQEVKIVDPATGQIVPVGEPGEVCFRGYHVMKGYFELPEATREVIDEGGWLHSGDLGVLDDDDYLTITGRLKEMVIRGGENIYPAEIEAYLATHPKVAQAAVFGVTDEKFGEELGAWIQLANGATADPEELREFVRNGMAYFKVPRFVRLVDEFPMTVTGKIQKFRIREIEEARPTFKEPVGV
- a CDS encoding aspartate--ammonia ligase, whose translation is MTQAKQADLAGPGIGNYEDLEKILPQDYSSPLTPMETQRAIFAVKREIEDNLCKELNLTMVQVPLIVDVESGVNDMLDRDGSRTPIEFHISNDRDLHPIDAQVVQAATKWKRVALKQFDCEPGEGICTDMKAVRKDYFLDHDHSAYVDQWDWELAITEKERTLGYLTEVVRKIWKSLRAGEAKALELFPQLGEAGYPPLPEELEFLHAEEILARYPDLPRKERETAILQDYPAIFIYGIGWPLADGYPHEMRAADYDDWVTETTSADGRPMHGLNGDILVWNPVTQRRHELTSMGVRVNAETLKTQLEMSGQLDFLEFPYHQAILNGEIPLSIGGGIGQSRTYMYLLRKAHLGEVSVTVWPKILKDMCRDKNIHVLE